From a single Pseudomonas triticicola genomic region:
- a CDS encoding polysaccharide biosynthesis/export family protein produces the protein MFSPGQYLSTSDITRQGASESSRVELIPITPKLIAMNRATQKRESLPAELLVTPAEYRIGNNDVLYITVWDHPELTAPSGAQQQIDANGRLVRSDGTLYYPFIKEVQAAGRTIQQLRADIEQRLSAFIAEPQVDVAVLRFASQKVVVTGAVTKAGPQAISTNPLSVVEALGSAGIDTNNADLSGLLLTRNGRVYPLNLDSLNQQDSELQNVYLKGGDQLYLPYNDNKRIYVMGEVNQPRALSFKTATMNLSDVLGSVGGLSQTSSNGNAVYVIRGVENLDVEPAKIYQLEAESPTAMALASHFQVRPQDVVYVGPANVTRWNRFISQLVPSASIVGTGASAAKNWSEYSNNSK, from the coding sequence ATGTTTTCCCCCGGCCAGTACCTGAGCACCAGCGATATCACCCGCCAGGGTGCCAGCGAAAGCAGTCGGGTCGAGCTGATTCCGATCACCCCGAAGCTGATCGCCATGAACCGCGCCACCCAGAAGCGTGAGTCGCTGCCGGCGGAGCTGCTGGTAACGCCGGCGGAATATCGCATCGGCAACAATGACGTGCTGTACATCACCGTCTGGGATCACCCGGAGCTGACCGCCCCCTCCGGCGCGCAACAACAGATCGATGCCAACGGCCGTCTGGTGCGCTCCGATGGCACGCTGTATTACCCGTTCATCAAGGAAGTCCAGGCCGCCGGCCGGACTATTCAGCAACTGCGCGCGGACATCGAACAGCGCTTGTCGGCATTCATCGCCGAGCCGCAGGTCGACGTCGCGGTGCTGCGCTTCGCCAGCCAGAAAGTCGTGGTCACCGGCGCCGTCACGAAGGCCGGCCCGCAAGCGATTTCGACCAATCCGCTGAGCGTGGTCGAGGCCCTCGGTTCCGCCGGCATCGACACCAACAATGCTGACTTGTCCGGGCTGTTGCTGACGCGCAACGGGCGGGTTTATCCGCTCAATCTCGACTCGCTCAATCAGCAGGATTCCGAACTGCAGAACGTCTACCTCAAGGGCGGCGATCAGCTGTATCTGCCGTACAACGACAACAAGCGCATCTACGTCATGGGCGAGGTCAACCAGCCACGCGCGCTGAGCTTCAAGACCGCAACCATGAACCTGTCCGACGTGCTCGGTTCGGTCGGTGGCCTGAGTCAGACCAGTTCCAACGGTAACGCGGTGTACGTGATTCGCGGCGTGGAAAATCTCGACGTCGAGCCGGCGAAGATCTATCAGCTCGAAGCCGAATCGCCGACCGCCATGGCGCTGGCCTCGCACTTTCAGGTGCGGCCGCAGGATGTCGTCTACGTCGGCCCGGCCAACGTTACGCGCTGGAACCGTTTCATCAGCCAGTTGGTGCCGTCGGCGTCGATTGTCGGCACCGGGGC
- the galE gene encoding UDP-glucose 4-epimerase GalE, producing the protein MKILVTGGAGYIGSHTTLALLEAGYEVVVLDNLCNSSDAALHAVEAICGKSAWMIRGDVCDRPLLDRIFREHQIDAVLHFAGLKAVGESVRKPLEYYETNVGGSITLCQAMAAAGVFRLVFSSSATVYGEPEEMPIREDFPTGNPTNPYGQSKLIVENVLRDLSLAEPRWSIALLRYFNPIGAHASGHMGEDPNGIPNNLVPYISQVAVGSLRELSIFGNDYPTADGTGVRDYIHVVDLADGHLKALQSISERTGIHTWNLGTGDGYSVLQVLHAFEQACGRPVPYRMMPRRAGDIAESFADASKAAKELGWKATRNLQDMVADTWRWQSNHPNGYSR; encoded by the coding sequence ATGAAGATTCTGGTAACGGGTGGTGCCGGCTATATCGGCTCACATACCACACTTGCATTGCTTGAAGCAGGTTATGAAGTTGTCGTTCTGGATAATCTTTGTAACAGCAGCGACGCAGCACTTCACGCCGTTGAAGCCATTTGCGGCAAAAGTGCATGGATGATTCGCGGCGATGTCTGCGATCGGCCGCTGCTCGACCGGATTTTCCGCGAGCATCAGATCGACGCCGTGCTGCATTTCGCCGGGCTCAAAGCCGTGGGCGAGAGTGTGCGCAAGCCGCTCGAATACTACGAAACCAACGTCGGCGGCAGCATCACCCTGTGTCAGGCGATGGCAGCGGCGGGGGTGTTCCGGCTGGTGTTCAGTTCCTCGGCGACGGTGTACGGCGAGCCTGAAGAGATGCCGATTCGCGAGGATTTTCCTACGGGCAATCCGACCAATCCCTACGGTCAGTCCAAGCTGATCGTCGAGAACGTGCTGCGCGACCTGAGCCTCGCCGAGCCGCGCTGGAGCATTGCGCTGCTGCGCTATTTCAACCCGATCGGCGCCCACGCCAGCGGGCACATGGGCGAAGACCCCAACGGCATTCCGAACAATCTGGTGCCGTATATCAGCCAGGTTGCGGTCGGCAGCCTGCGTGAGCTGTCGATTTTCGGTAACGATTACCCGACCGCCGATGGCACCGGCGTGCGCGATTACATTCATGTCGTCGATTTGGCGGATGGGCATTTGAAAGCGTTGCAGTCGATCAGCGAGCGCACCGGCATCCACACCTGGAACCTCGGCACCGGCGATGGCTACAGCGTGCTGCAAGTGCTGCATGCCTTCGAACAGGCCTGCGGGCGGCCGGTGCCGTACCGGATGATGCCGCGCCGCGCCGGTGATATCGCCGAGAGCTTTGCCGATGCTTCGAAAGCGGCGAAAGAACTCGGCTGGAAAGCCACGCGCAACTTGCAGGACATGGTTGCCGACACTTGGCGCTGGCAATCGAATCATCCCAATGGTTATTCGCGATGA